One Ranitomeya variabilis isolate aRanVar5 chromosome 5, aRanVar5.hap1, whole genome shotgun sequence DNA window includes the following coding sequences:
- the LOC143774472 gene encoding protein CASC3-like isoform X1 → MLSKSQIIRMRNLQPAAPRKQAVPYYETKEENDEVPMQEKGKKKCQKVAYYEDRNHPAYVPKNKNYYHHDLRWINDRSPRIKKQHIEVNRRWKHDQFWEEDQAPKSVKELIATYGFDIQAGKNPNSNCPSSPTK, encoded by the exons ATGCTTAGTAAGTCGCAGATTATTCGCATGAGGAACCTCCAGCCTGCGGCACCCAGGAAGCAAG CTGTGCCATACTATGAAACCAAAGAGGAAAATGAT GAGGTCCCCATGCAAGAAAAGGGAAAGAAGAAATG TCAAAAAGTGGCTTACTATGAAGACCGTAATCATCCAGCTTACGTTCCTAAGAACAAAAATTACTATCATCATGACCTCCGATGGATAAATGACAGGTCACCCAG GATTAAAAAACAACATATCGAGGTCAATCGGAGGTGGAAGCACGATCAATTTTGGGAAGAAGATCAAGCCCCTAAGTCTGTAAAAGAGCTGATTGCCACTTATGGATTTGACATTCAAGCTGGCAAAAATCCAAACTCAAATTGTCCAAGTTCTCCAACAAAATAA
- the LOC143774472 gene encoding protein CASC3-like isoform X2: MLSKSQIIRMRNLQPAAPRKQAVPYYETKEENDVPMQEKGKKKCQKVAYYEDRNHPAYVPKNKNYYHHDLRWINDRSPRIKKQHIEVNRRWKHDQFWEEDQAPKSVKELIATYGFDIQAGKNPNSNCPSSPTK; this comes from the exons ATGCTTAGTAAGTCGCAGATTATTCGCATGAGGAACCTCCAGCCTGCGGCACCCAGGAAGCAAG CTGTGCCATACTATGAAACCAAAGAGGAAAATGAT GTCCCCATGCAAGAAAAGGGAAAGAAGAAATG TCAAAAAGTGGCTTACTATGAAGACCGTAATCATCCAGCTTACGTTCCTAAGAACAAAAATTACTATCATCATGACCTCCGATGGATAAATGACAGGTCACCCAG GATTAAAAAACAACATATCGAGGTCAATCGGAGGTGGAAGCACGATCAATTTTGGGAAGAAGATCAAGCCCCTAAGTCTGTAAAAGAGCTGATTGCCACTTATGGATTTGACATTCAAGCTGGCAAAAATCCAAACTCAAATTGTCCAAGTTCTCCAACAAAATAA